From the genome of Streptomyces sp. NBC_01116, one region includes:
- a CDS encoding SDR family oxidoreductase yields MALVAGGTRGAGRGIAVQLGAAGATVYVTGRTSGSERSEMDRPETIEETAALVDAAGGRGIAVQVDHLVPDRVRALVARIASEQGSLHILVNDIWGAEIEWDRPVWKSSLDTGLHTLRLGVDTHAITSHFALPLLIETPGGLVVEMTDGTDEYNASHYRVSFFYDLAKAAVNRMAFALGHELAPHRATAVALTPGWLRSEAMLQAHGVTETTWRDAVAHTPHFAISESPAYVGRAVSALAGDPEVARWNGRSLSSGQLAQVYGFTDVDGSRPDAWRYLAEVQDPGLPADVTGYR; encoded by the coding sequence GTGGCACTCGTCGCCGGAGGCACCCGCGGGGCCGGGCGGGGTATCGCCGTGCAGCTCGGCGCCGCCGGGGCGACCGTGTACGTGACCGGCCGTACGAGCGGGTCCGAGCGCTCCGAGATGGACCGGCCCGAAACGATCGAGGAGACCGCGGCCCTGGTCGACGCGGCGGGCGGACGGGGCATCGCCGTCCAGGTCGACCATCTGGTTCCCGACCGGGTCAGGGCGCTCGTGGCCCGCATCGCGAGCGAGCAGGGCTCCCTGCACATCCTGGTGAACGACATCTGGGGCGCCGAGATCGAGTGGGACAGGCCGGTGTGGAAGTCGTCGCTCGACACCGGGCTGCACACCCTGCGCCTGGGCGTCGACACCCACGCCATCACCAGTCACTTCGCGCTGCCGCTGCTGATCGAGACACCGGGTGGCCTGGTCGTGGAGATGACCGACGGGACGGACGAGTACAACGCGTCCCACTACCGCGTCTCGTTCTTCTACGACCTGGCCAAGGCCGCGGTGAACCGGATGGCCTTCGCCCTCGGCCACGAGCTCGCACCGCACCGCGCGACGGCTGTCGCGCTCACCCCGGGCTGGCTCCGGTCCGAGGCCATGCTCCAGGCCCACGGGGTGACCGAGACCACCTGGCGGGACGCCGTCGCGCACACGCCCCACTTCGCGATCTCCGAGTCCCCCGCGTACGTCGGCCGCGCCGTGTCCGCCCTCGCCGGCGATCCCGAGGTGGCCCGCTGGAACGGCAGGTCGCTCTCCAGCGGGCAGCTCGCCCAGGTGTACGGCTTCACCGACGTGGACGGGAGCAGACCCGACGCCTGGCGGTATCTGGCCGAGGTCCAGGACCCGGGCCTGCCGGCCGATGTGACGGGCTACCGCTGA
- the recA gene encoding recombinase RecA, with amino-acid sequence MAGNDREKALDAALAQIERQFGKGAVMRLGERPNEPIEVIPTGSTALDVALGVGGLPRGRVVEVYGPESSGKTTLTLHAVANAQKLGGSVAFIDAEHALDPEYAKKLGVDIDNLILSQPDNGEQALEIVDMLVRSGALDLIVIDSVAALVPRAEIEGEMGDSHVGLQARLMSQALRKITSALNQSKTTAIFINQLREKIGVMFGSPETTTGGRALKFYASVRLDIRRIETLKDGTDAVGNRTRVKVVKNKVAPPFKQAEFDILYGQGISREGGLIDMGVDHGFVRKAGAWYTYEGDQLGQGKENARNFLKDNPDLANEIEKKILEKLGIGVRPDADAGEPAADTAATAAGAPAADAAAKPATTAASKAKPAKTAAAKS; translated from the coding sequence ATGGCAGGTAACGACCGCGAGAAGGCGCTGGACGCCGCACTCGCACAGATTGAACGGCAATTCGGCAAGGGCGCGGTGATGCGCCTGGGCGAGCGGCCGAACGAGCCCATCGAGGTCATTCCCACGGGATCGACCGCCCTGGACGTCGCCCTCGGCGTCGGCGGTCTGCCGCGCGGCCGTGTGGTGGAGGTGTACGGACCGGAGTCCTCCGGTAAGACGACGCTGACGCTGCACGCGGTGGCGAACGCGCAGAAGCTCGGCGGCTCGGTGGCGTTCATCGACGCCGAGCACGCGCTCGACCCGGAGTACGCGAAGAAGCTCGGCGTCGACATCGACAACCTCATCCTGTCCCAGCCGGACAACGGTGAGCAGGCGCTGGAGATCGTCGACATGCTGGTGCGCTCCGGCGCCCTGGACCTGATCGTCATCGACTCCGTGGCGGCCCTGGTGCCCCGTGCGGAGATCGAGGGCGAGATGGGCGACTCGCACGTGGGGCTCCAGGCGCGTCTGATGAGCCAGGCACTCCGCAAGATCACCAGTGCGCTCAACCAGTCCAAGACCACCGCGATCTTCATCAACCAGCTCCGCGAGAAGATCGGCGTGATGTTCGGTTCCCCGGAGACCACCACCGGTGGCCGGGCGCTGAAGTTCTATGCCTCGGTGCGCCTCGACATCCGCCGGATCGAGACGCTCAAGGACGGCACCGACGCCGTCGGCAACCGCACCCGCGTCAAGGTCGTCAAGAACAAGGTCGCCCCGCCGTTCAAGCAGGCGGAGTTCGACATCCTCTACGGCCAGGGCATCAGCCGCGAGGGCGGTCTGATCGACATGGGCGTGGACCACGGCTTCGTCCGCAAGGCCGGCGCCTGGTACACGTACGAGGGCGATCAGCTCGGCCAGGGCAAGGAGAACGCCCGCAACTTCCTCAAGGACAACCCCGACCTCGCCAACGAGATCGAGAAGAAGATCCTGGAGAAGCTGGGTATCGGTGTCCGCCCGGACGCCGACGCGGGCGAGCCCGCCGCGGACACCGCTGCGACGGCGGCTGGAGCACCGGCGGCCGACGCGGCGGCGAAGCCCGCGACCACCGCGGCTTCCAAGGCCAAGCCGGCCAAGACCGCGGCGGCCAAGAGCTAG
- the recX gene encoding recombination regulator RecX: MTRRTEWPGSPAEPGGDPESAYGPVEPEAGAGTRPGRRSRGGAGAGSGLGEGAGRRARSGTRSGGSPSSSRAEKGEPRDPVEQARNICLRLLTGTPRTRKQLADALRKREIPDEAAEEVLARFEDVGLIDDAAFAGAWVESRHHGRGLARRALVRELRTKGVDSAVIDDAVGRLDPDQEEETARELVARKLRSTRGLDRDKRLRRLAGMLARKGYGEGMALRVVRQALEEEGEDTEGLDEPF; encoded by the coding sequence GTGACACGTCGTACGGAGTGGCCGGGCAGCCCTGCCGAGCCCGGCGGGGACCCCGAATCCGCCTACGGGCCCGTCGAGCCGGAGGCGGGCGCCGGGACGCGGCCCGGGCGCCGCTCGCGCGGGGGAGCGGGCGCCGGGAGCGGACTGGGCGAAGGGGCGGGCCGCCGTGCCCGCTCCGGCACCAGGAGCGGCGGCTCCCCTTCCTCGTCGAGGGCCGAGAAGGGGGAGCCGCGTGACCCGGTCGAGCAGGCGCGCAACATCTGCCTGCGGCTGCTCACCGGGACGCCGCGAACGCGTAAACAGCTCGCGGACGCCCTGCGCAAGCGGGAGATCCCGGACGAGGCGGCCGAGGAAGTGCTCGCGCGCTTCGAGGACGTCGGGCTGATCGACGACGCGGCGTTCGCCGGGGCGTGGGTGGAGTCCCGGCACCACGGCCGGGGGCTCGCGCGCCGTGCCCTCGTCCGTGAGCTGCGGACGAAGGGCGTGGACTCCGCCGTGATCGACGATGCGGTCGGCCGGCTCGACCCGGATCAGGAGGAGGAGACGGCGCGCGAGCTCGTGGCCCGCAAGCTCCGCTCCACGCGGGGGCTGGACCGGGACAAGCGGCTGCGCCGCCTGGCGGGGATGCTCGCACGCAAGGGGTACGGGGAGGGCATGGCCCTGCGGGTGGTGCGTCAGGCGTTGGAGGAGGAGGGCGAGGACACGGAAGGCCTGGACGAGCCTTTCTGA
- a CDS encoding rhodanese-like domain-containing protein: MSEERSTERDRAVPDAPPPVGIDELLERVRAGYDRIGPPEAAAAAEAGALLVDIRYAALRDRDGLIPGALVVERNELEWRLDPRGSHRAAEAVGHDLRIVVICNEGYASSLAVASLRQLGLHRATDLIGGFQAWRAAGLPVTSA; this comes from the coding sequence GTGAGCGAGGAGCGAAGCACCGAGCGGGACAGGGCCGTGCCGGACGCCCCGCCCCCCGTGGGCATCGACGAGCTTCTGGAGCGGGTCAGGGCCGGCTACGACCGGATCGGCCCGCCCGAGGCCGCCGCGGCGGCGGAGGCCGGGGCCCTGCTGGTGGACATCCGGTACGCGGCGCTCCGCGACCGGGACGGACTGATCCCGGGCGCGCTGGTCGTCGAACGCAACGAACTGGAATGGCGGCTCGACCCCCGAGGGAGCCACCGCGCCGCCGAAGCGGTCGGCCACGACCTCCGGATCGTCGTCATCTGCAACGAGGGATACGCTTCCAGCCTCGCGGTCGCCTCCCTGCGGCAGTTGGGACTGCACCGGGCCACCGACCTGATCGGCGGCTTCCAGGCGTGGCGCGCCGCCGGACTCCCGGTCACCTCCGCCTGA
- a CDS encoding cysteine dioxygenase, giving the protein MPTAAAVPSATAAFPSLPSVPSPSAPVTGGSATSSAAPTIAELMDFVRSAARDEALIASLPLDPEGRTWIRLDGPGGSEAWLIGWPPGTGTGWHDHADSFGAFTTAVGALKEHSLAVRLPTDGWKALELTDGMDRSRELATGQGRAFGQNHVHEVLNESDVAHAVSVHAYYPPLPRIRRFSRTGAVLRLEQTERPEDWQ; this is encoded by the coding sequence GTGCCCACGGCTGCCGCAGTTCCTTCCGCAACTGCCGCATTTCCTTCCCTCCCCTCCGTTCCTTCCCCTTCCGCCCCCGTGACCGGGGGTTCCGCAACCTCCTCCGCCGCGCCGACGATCGCGGAACTGATGGACTTCGTCCGCAGCGCCGCTCGGGACGAGGCGCTCATCGCCTCGCTCCCCCTCGATCCGGAGGGCCGCACCTGGATCCGGCTCGACGGACCGGGCGGCAGCGAGGCGTGGCTGATCGGCTGGCCGCCCGGCACCGGCACGGGCTGGCACGATCACGCCGACTCGTTCGGCGCGTTCACCACCGCTGTCGGCGCCCTCAAGGAGCACTCGTTGGCCGTGCGACTGCCCACCGACGGCTGGAAGGCGCTGGAGCTGACGGACGGGATGGACCGGTCGAGGGAGTTGGCGACCGGTCAGGGCAGGGCCTTCGGGCAGAACCACGTCCATGAGGTCCTCAACGAGTCCGACGTCGCGCACGCGGTCTCGGTCCACGCCTACTATCCGCCGCTGCCACGCATCCGCCGGTTCAGCCGCACCGGTGCGGTGCTCCGTCTGGAGCAGACCGAGCGCCCGGAGGACTGGCAGTGA
- a CDS encoding putative leader peptide — translation MPGGSSRPGPGSTPTGPPGAIDRWAVARDRLTVTGARGVLQIMTDTDVRLWRRVHMDLVRYAGCVCRPSC, via the coding sequence ATGCCGGGCGGGAGCAGCCGCCCGGGGCCCGGGTCCACGCCGACGGGACCGCCGGGCGCCATTGATCGATGGGCCGTCGCACGTGATCGATTGACCGTCACGGGCGCGCGTGGTGTACTCCAGATCATGACCGACACCGATGTGCGCCTGTGGCGGAGGGTCCATATGGACCTCGTCCGTTACGCGGGCTGCGTGTGTCGCCCGTCCTGCTGA
- a CDS encoding FAD-dependent monooxygenase: MDPVIVVGAGPVGLTLSLALAAQGVPSVVLDEGPGAEEPRPARTVVLREDTADLMGRLGCLELDRVGLRWSGWRSMRRKQLVRNVPLSGGRRDEDQAPLTGLLPAPLHVPQHALSGALRAAVDKAPLVQRVPLSRIDTLEQDPDGITVHTREPGSTWWRGSYLVGCDGARSTVRKLLDIRFPGRTAVERHAVAALRAELPWPDEAVLHRQPPWRTGGAEVSARPLPDGVWRLDWLLPPRGELVTPEALITRIRDTLAGWCGETPAYELLDTGVHTLHHRLARRWRKQRAFLAGDAAHLLGAVGTQGLDEGIRDAENLAWKLAHAWHHGPAEHLLDSYQAERRAAVAARLRAADQSLPILRGGGGLRTLVPGAARGHDTLLADGHLGCGALGAPPSYSHSPLSPPHTEAHTVVGTPPGAPVTDVTVTAPDGTTARLRERLGQGRPLVVLVAPGTGVWDRRHWQTAGVMPRLTDAVAALPGSTELLVTESYPGASAHTVLLVRPDGHLVAAFGGVRPAELFTAAQAALGGAPREAREPGEPGDAEDERDAGREQPPGARVHADGTAGRH, from the coding sequence GTGGACCCGGTGATCGTCGTCGGCGCCGGGCCCGTCGGCCTGACGCTGTCGCTGGCCCTCGCCGCCCAGGGCGTCCCCTCGGTCGTTCTCGACGAGGGCCCCGGCGCGGAGGAGCCCCGTCCCGCCCGCACGGTCGTGCTGCGCGAGGACACCGCCGATCTGATGGGCCGCCTCGGCTGCCTGGAGCTGGACCGGGTCGGACTGCGCTGGTCCGGGTGGCGTTCGATGCGCCGCAAGCAACTGGTCCGGAACGTGCCGCTGAGCGGGGGCCGGAGGGACGAGGACCAGGCCCCGCTCACCGGACTCCTTCCCGCGCCGCTGCACGTTCCGCAGCACGCGCTGAGCGGTGCGCTGCGGGCGGCGGTGGACAAGGCGCCGCTGGTCCAACGGGTGCCGCTGAGCCGGATCGACACGCTGGAGCAGGACCCCGACGGCATCACGGTGCACACGAGGGAGCCGGGCTCGACCTGGTGGCGCGGGAGTTATCTGGTCGGCTGCGACGGCGCCCGCTCGACCGTGCGCAAGCTGCTGGACATCCGGTTCCCCGGCCGTACGGCGGTGGAGCGGCATGCCGTCGCCGCGCTCCGGGCCGAGCTGCCCTGGCCCGACGAGGCCGTCCTGCACCGGCAGCCGCCCTGGCGGACCGGGGGCGCCGAGGTCTCCGCCCGGCCGCTGCCGGACGGCGTCTGGCGGCTGGACTGGCTGCTGCCGCCGCGTGGCGAACTGGTCACGCCCGAGGCGCTGATCACCCGTATCCGGGACACCCTGGCCGGCTGGTGCGGCGAGACCCCGGCGTACGAACTGCTGGACACCGGCGTCCACACGCTCCACCACCGGCTCGCCCGGCGCTGGCGCAAGCAGCGTGCCTTCCTGGCGGGGGACGCGGCGCACCTGCTGGGCGCCGTGGGCACGCAGGGACTGGACGAGGGGATCCGGGACGCCGAGAACCTCGCCTGGAAGCTGGCCCACGCCTGGCACCACGGCCCGGCCGAGCACCTCCTCGACAGCTACCAGGCGGAGCGCCGGGCGGCGGTGGCCGCACGGCTGCGCGCCGCCGACCAGTCGCTGCCGATACTGCGCGGCGGAGGCGGCCTGCGGACCCTGGTCCCGGGTGCCGCACGCGGTCACGACACCCTGCTCGCCGACGGCCATCTGGGCTGCGGAGCCCTGGGTGCGCCCCCTTCGTACTCGCACTCCCCCCTTTCACCACCGCACACCGAGGCGCACACCGTCGTCGGTACGCCCCCCGGTGCGCCGGTCACCGACGTGACGGTGACGGCGCCGGACGGAACGACGGCGCGTCTGCGGGAGCGGCTCGGGCAGGGCCGTCCGCTGGTGGTCCTGGTCGCGCCGGGGACGGGTGTCTGGGACCGTCGGCACTGGCAGACCGCGGGCGTCATGCCCCGCCTCACGGACGCCGTGGCGGCGCTGCCCGGGTCCACGGAACTGCTGGTCACCGAGAGCTACCCGGGGGCGTCGGCCCACACCGTTCTGCTGGTCAGGCCGGACGGGCACCTGGTGGCGGCCTTCGGCGGCGTACGGCCCGCGGAGCTGTTCACCGCGGCCCAGGCCGCCCTGGGCGGTGCGCCCCGCGAAGCGCGGGAGCCCGGGGAACCGGGTGACGCCGAGGACGAACGGGATGCCGGGCGGGAGCAGCCGCCCGGGGCCCGGGTCCACGCCGACGGGACCGCCGGGCGCCATTGA
- a CDS encoding amino acid ABC transporter permease, with the protein MSASVLYDAPGPKAVVRNRIYAVVGSLAIAALIAVSIVRLADKGHLAPAMWDIFNYSGIRQNIADALLATLKAFGLAAVGSLVLGVVLVVGRLSDHKPVRWAATTFIELFRSLPLLITIYAIWVGFLTDYSMWALAAGLSVYNGCVQAEVLRAGINSVPKGQSEAAYALGMSKTQVMVSVLMPQAVRSMLPTIIGQLVVTLKDTSLGFIILYPELLQTARLIASNTQVNGQYPYVSTIVVIGTLYIAMCLLLSALATWIEKRGRRAKTGIKVAPGAPAAGIPAVEAVSGPDAGGAGGAGPTADGAGGTGVTKD; encoded by the coding sequence ATGAGCGCCAGCGTTCTCTACGACGCCCCGGGTCCCAAGGCCGTCGTCCGCAACCGGATCTACGCGGTCGTCGGCAGCCTCGCCATCGCGGCGCTGATCGCGGTCAGCATCGTGCGGCTCGCCGACAAGGGGCACCTCGCCCCCGCGATGTGGGACATCTTCAACTACTCGGGCATCCGGCAGAACATCGCCGACGCCCTGCTCGCCACGCTCAAGGCGTTCGGTCTCGCCGCGGTCGGCTCGCTGGTCCTCGGCGTGGTCCTGGTGGTGGGCCGGCTCTCCGACCACAAGCCGGTCCGCTGGGCGGCGACCACCTTCATCGAGCTGTTCCGCTCGCTGCCGCTGCTGATCACCATCTACGCCATCTGGGTCGGCTTCCTCACCGACTACTCGATGTGGGCGCTGGCCGCGGGTCTGTCCGTCTACAACGGCTGCGTCCAGGCCGAGGTGCTGCGGGCCGGCATCAACTCGGTGCCCAAGGGCCAGAGCGAGGCGGCGTACGCGCTCGGCATGAGCAAGACGCAGGTCATGGTCAGCGTCCTGATGCCGCAGGCCGTCCGGTCGATGCTGCCGACGATCATCGGCCAGCTCGTGGTGACCCTCAAGGACACCTCGCTCGGCTTCATCATCCTGTACCCGGAGCTGCTCCAGACCGCGCGTCTGATCGCCTCCAACACGCAGGTGAACGGCCAGTACCCGTACGTCTCGACGATCGTCGTCATCGGCACGCTCTACATCGCGATGTGCCTGCTGCTCTCGGCGCTGGCGACGTGGATCGAGAAGCGCGGCCGCCGCGCCAAGACCGGCATCAAGGTGGCGCCCGGCGCCCCGGCCGCCGGCATCCCCGCGGTGGAGGCCGTCTCCGGCCCGGACGCGGGGGGCGCAGGGGGCGCAGGCCCGACGGCCGACGGTGCCGGTGGGACCGGTGTGACGAAGGACTGA
- a CDS encoding amino acid ABC transporter permease gives MNVLLDNFPEFRDGFIGTVSITAVSSVIALVLGVLIAGFRVSPVPPLRYFGTAWVTLMRNTPLTLLFLIFFFVVPEILFPGMSPFVLGSLALGFYTSSFVCEAVRSGINTVPLGQAEAARSIGMTFAQTLQIVVLPQATRTVIPPLSSIFIALTKNSAIAGAFSVAELFGWQKLMSDRGYDIVPVFIWVAIGYLIVTFTISGLFRLLERRMEVAR, from the coding sequence ATGAACGTACTGCTCGACAATTTCCCAGAGTTCCGCGACGGCTTCATAGGAACCGTGTCGATCACCGCCGTCAGCTCGGTTATCGCCCTGGTCCTCGGTGTGCTCATCGCCGGATTCCGGGTCTCGCCGGTGCCGCCGCTGCGGTACTTCGGCACCGCCTGGGTGACGCTGATGCGCAACACCCCGCTGACGCTGCTCTTCCTGATCTTCTTCTTCGTCGTGCCCGAGATCCTCTTCCCGGGGATGAGCCCGTTCGTGCTCGGCTCGCTGGCGCTCGGCTTCTACACCTCCTCGTTCGTGTGCGAGGCGGTCCGCTCGGGCATCAACACCGTGCCGCTGGGACAGGCCGAGGCCGCGCGCTCCATCGGCATGACGTTCGCGCAGACCCTGCAGATCGTGGTGCTCCCCCAGGCGACCCGGACCGTGATCCCGCCGCTGAGCAGCATCTTCATCGCGCTGACGAAGAACTCCGCGATCGCGGGCGCCTTCAGCGTCGCCGAGCTGTTCGGCTGGCAGAAGCTGATGAGTGACCGGGGCTACGACATCGTGCCCGTCTTCATCTGGGTGGCCATCGGCTACCTGATCGTCACGTTTACCATCAGCGGCCTCTTCCGGCTGCTGGAGCGTCGCATGGAGGTCGCCCGATGA
- a CDS encoding glutamate ABC transporter substrate-binding protein has product MKLRQSAAVAAIAVLALTATACGGKEGSAGDKPGGTKPGSSEAPALPTYTAAKDVALDSPVFKKAKERGKLIIGAKADQPYLGFEDQATKERSGFDIEIAKMIAADLGFSDKQIEWKTVDSGVRETAISKGQVDYYVGTYTINDERKKQVGFAGPYYKAGADLLVRKDDKSITGKDSVKGKKVCSIVGSTPLQEIKKPEYGASVVELAKYSDCVQQLLTKQVDAVTTDDSILKGYAAANSGKLHVVGDPFTDEPYGVGLNKDDKVLREAISKSLEERVKDGTYKKIYEATLGLSGSDYVEPPAIERY; this is encoded by the coding sequence ATGAAGCTCCGTCAGTCCGCCGCCGTCGCGGCGATCGCCGTCCTCGCCCTGACCGCGACCGCCTGCGGCGGCAAGGAGGGCTCCGCCGGTGACAAGCCGGGCGGCACGAAGCCCGGTTCCTCCGAGGCCCCCGCACTGCCCACGTACACCGCGGCCAAGGACGTCGCCCTGGACTCCCCGGTCTTCAAGAAGGCCAAGGAGCGCGGCAAGCTCATCATCGGCGCCAAGGCCGACCAGCCGTACCTCGGCTTCGAGGACCAGGCGACCAAGGAGCGCTCGGGCTTCGACATCGAGATCGCCAAGATGATCGCGGCCGACCTCGGCTTCTCCGACAAGCAGATCGAGTGGAAGACCGTCGACTCCGGCGTCCGTGAGACGGCCATCTCCAAGGGCCAGGTCGACTACTACGTCGGCACGTACACGATCAACGACGAGCGCAAGAAGCAGGTCGGCTTCGCCGGGCCGTACTACAAGGCCGGCGCGGACCTCCTGGTGCGCAAGGACGACAAGTCGATCACCGGCAAGGACTCGGTGAAGGGCAAGAAGGTCTGCTCCATCGTCGGCTCCACGCCGCTCCAGGAGATCAAGAAGCCCGAGTACGGCGCGAGCGTCGTCGAGCTGGCCAAGTACTCCGACTGCGTGCAGCAGCTGCTGACCAAGCAGGTCGACGCCGTCACCACGGACGACTCGATCCTCAAGGGCTACGCCGCCGCCAACTCCGGCAAGCTCCACGTCGTCGGCGACCCGTTCACCGACGAGCCCTACGGCGTCGGCCTGAACAAGGACGACAAGGTGCTCCGCGAGGCCATCAGCAAGTCGCTGGAGGAGCGCGTCAAGGACGGCACGTACAAGAAGATCTACGAGGCCACGCTGGGTCTGTCCGGCTCGGACTACGTCGAGCCGCCGGCCATCGAGCGCTACTGA
- a CDS encoding amino acid ABC transporter ATP-binding protein — protein MSGVSVTKDAEDAAPAANDLVVLSNVNKHFGALHVLQDIDLTIARGEVVVVIGPSGSGKSTLCRTINRLETVDSGAISIDGKPLPQEGKELARLRADVGMVFQSFNLFAHKTVLENVMLGQVKVRKADKKAAEEKARTLLDRVGVGVQADKYPAQLSGGQQQRVAIARALAMDPKVMLFDEPTSALDPEMINEVLEVMQQLARDGMTMIVVTHEMGFARSAANRVVFMADGKIVEEATPDQFFSNPRSDRAKDFLSKILHH, from the coding sequence ATGAGCGGAGTTTCAGTGACCAAGGACGCCGAGGATGCCGCGCCCGCGGCGAACGACCTGGTCGTACTGAGCAACGTCAACAAGCACTTCGGCGCGCTGCATGTGCTCCAGGACATCGACCTGACCATCGCCCGTGGCGAGGTCGTGGTCGTCATCGGGCCTTCCGGGTCCGGCAAGTCCACGCTGTGCCGCACGATCAACCGCTTGGAGACGGTCGATTCGGGAGCGATCTCGATCGACGGCAAGCCCCTGCCCCAGGAGGGCAAGGAGCTGGCCAGGCTGCGTGCCGACGTGGGCATGGTCTTCCAGTCGTTCAATCTCTTCGCACACAAGACGGTGCTGGAGAACGTCATGCTGGGCCAGGTCAAGGTCCGCAAGGCCGACAAGAAGGCCGCGGAGGAGAAGGCCAGGACCCTGCTCGACCGGGTGGGCGTCGGCGTACAGGCCGACAAGTACCCGGCGCAGCTCTCCGGTGGCCAGCAGCAACGCGTCGCGATCGCACGGGCTTTGGCGATGGACCCGAAGGTCATGCTCTTCGACGAGCCCACGTCGGCGCTCGACCCGGAGATGATCAACGAGGTCCTGGAGGTCATGCAGCAGCTGGCCCGGGACGGGATGACGATGATCGTCGTCACCCACGAGATGGGCTTCGCCCGTTCCGCCGCCAACCGCGTCGTGTTCATGGCCGACGGGAAGATCGTCGAAGAGGCGACCCCCGACCAGTTCTTCAGCAACCCGCGCAGCGACCGGGCCAAGGACTTCCTGTCGAAGATCCTTCACCACTGA
- a CDS encoding response regulator transcription factor has translation MRLLLVEDDDHVAAALSAVLARHGFQVVHARNGEEALRALLPAEKEPFGVILLDLGLPDQDGYEVCGKIRKRTATPVIMVTARADVRSRIHGLNLGADDYVTKPYDTGELLARIHAVARRTSSGEDTAPTPVAALRLGPVAIELPTRRVSVNGAEVQLTRKEFDLLALLAQRPGVVFRREQIISEVWRTSWEGTGRTLEVHVASLRSKLRLPALIETVRGVGYRLVAPSA, from the coding sequence ATGAGACTGCTGCTCGTCGAGGACGACGACCACGTCGCGGCGGCCCTGTCCGCCGTGCTCGCCCGCCACGGGTTCCAGGTCGTGCACGCCCGCAACGGCGAGGAGGCCCTGCGCGCGCTGCTGCCCGCCGAGAAGGAGCCCTTCGGGGTGATCCTCCTCGACCTCGGCCTGCCCGACCAGGACGGCTACGAGGTGTGCGGGAAGATCCGCAAACGCACCGCGACCCCCGTGATCATGGTCACCGCCCGCGCCGACGTGCGCTCACGCATCCACGGACTCAACCTCGGCGCCGACGACTACGTCACCAAGCCGTACGACACCGGCGAGCTGCTCGCCCGTATCCACGCGGTCGCCCGGCGCACCTCCAGCGGCGAGGACACCGCGCCGACCCCCGTCGCGGCCCTGCGGCTCGGGCCGGTCGCCATCGAGCTGCCGACCCGCCGGGTCAGCGTCAACGGAGCCGAAGTCCAGCTCACGCGCAAGGAGTTCGATCTGCTGGCCCTCCTCGCCCAGCGTCCCGGCGTCGTCTTCCGCCGCGAGCAGATCATCAGCGAGGTCTGGCGCACCAGCTGGGAGGGGACCGGGCGCACCCTGGAGGTCCACGTCGCCTCCCTGCGCTCCAAGCTGCGGCTGCCCGCCCTGATCGAGACCGTGCGGGGCGTCGGCTACCGGCTCGTCGCGCCGTCCGCGTAA